From Cellulosimicrobium cellulans, the proteins below share one genomic window:
- the trpB gene encoding tryptophan synthase subunit beta — MRADLTRSLATQEGPYFGEFGGRFVPEALIAALDELETEYRKALDDPAFVNELARLQREYTGRPSPLTEVPRFAQHAGGSRVFLKREDLNHTGSHKINNVLGQALLVKRMGKTRVIAETGAGQHGVATATAAALLDLECVVYMGEEDTRRQALNVARMRLLGADVVPVTIGQRTLKDAINEALRDWVANVDTTHYLLGTVTGPHPFPEMVREFHRVIGEEARTQILDRIGRLPDALAACVGGGSNALGLFNAFLDDDAVELYGFEAGGEGVETGRHAARFSGGAPGVLHGARSYLLQDDDGQTLPSHSVSAGLDYPSVGPAHSWLHDLGRATYHPVTDSEAMEAFRLLCRTEGIIPAIESAHALAGALRIGREAAAAGRTDHVILVNLSGRGDKDVATAARWFDLVDDDAIAETATGTEGQL, encoded by the coding sequence GTGCGCGCCGACCTGACGCGCTCCCTCGCGACCCAGGAGGGTCCCTACTTCGGCGAGTTCGGCGGACGGTTCGTCCCCGAGGCGCTCATCGCCGCCCTGGACGAGCTGGAGACCGAGTACCGCAAGGCGCTCGACGACCCGGCGTTCGTCAACGAGCTCGCGCGTCTCCAGCGCGAGTACACCGGACGTCCGAGCCCGCTCACCGAGGTGCCGCGCTTCGCGCAGCACGCCGGCGGCTCGCGCGTCTTCCTCAAGCGCGAGGACCTCAACCACACCGGATCGCACAAGATCAACAACGTGCTCGGCCAGGCCCTGCTCGTGAAGCGCATGGGCAAGACGCGCGTGATCGCCGAGACCGGGGCGGGGCAGCACGGCGTCGCGACGGCGACGGCCGCGGCCCTGCTCGACCTCGAGTGCGTCGTGTACATGGGCGAGGAGGACACGCGGCGCCAGGCGCTCAACGTGGCCCGCATGCGCCTGCTCGGCGCGGACGTCGTCCCCGTGACGATCGGGCAGCGCACGCTCAAGGACGCGATCAACGAGGCGCTGCGCGACTGGGTCGCGAACGTCGACACGACCCACTACCTCCTGGGCACGGTGACCGGCCCGCACCCGTTCCCCGAGATGGTGCGCGAGTTCCACCGCGTCATCGGCGAGGAGGCGCGCACGCAGATCCTCGACCGCATCGGTCGGCTGCCGGACGCGCTCGCGGCGTGCGTCGGCGGCGGGTCCAACGCGCTCGGCCTTTTCAACGCGTTCCTCGACGACGACGCGGTCGAGCTCTACGGCTTCGAGGCGGGCGGCGAGGGCGTGGAGACCGGGCGGCACGCGGCCCGCTTCAGCGGGGGCGCCCCGGGCGTCCTGCACGGCGCCCGCTCGTACCTGCTGCAGGACGACGACGGCCAGACCCTCCCGAGCCACTCCGTCTCCGCGGGGCTGGACTACCCGAGCGTCGGCCCCGCGCACTCGTGGCTCCACGACCTCGGTCGTGCGACCTACCACCCCGTGACGGACTCCGAGGCCATGGAGGCGTTCCGGCTGCTGTGCCGCACGGAGGGCATCATCCCCGCGATCGAGTCGGCACACGCGCTCGCCGGCGCGCTGCGGATCGGCCGCGAGGCCGCTGCCGCGGGCCGTACCGACCACGTGATCCTGGTGAACCTCTCCGGGCGCGGGGACAAGGACGTCGCGACCGCCGCCCGGTGGTTCGACCTCGTGGACGACGACGCGATCGCCGAGACGGCGACGGGCACGGAGGGACAGCTGTGA
- the trpC gene encoding indole-3-glycerol phosphate synthase TrpC, producing MTVLDDIVAGVREDLAVRQAATSLDELKERASRVPGALECVSRLKADDAVAVIAEVKRSSPSKGALAAISDPAELAGEYEKGGAAAISVLTEQRRFNGSLADLDAVRARVDVPVLRKDFVVTPYQVWEARAHGADIVLLIVAALEQTVLTSLVERVHSLGMTALVEVHTLDEVSRALDAGARVVGVNSRDLKTLDVDRTTFARLAPAIPDEVVRVAESGVRGPHDVMDYARSGAHAVLVGEALVTDDAPRSSVADLVAAGSHPSLWSVRP from the coding sequence ATGACGGTTCTGGACGACATCGTCGCGGGCGTGCGCGAGGATCTCGCGGTACGTCAGGCGGCGACCTCGCTCGACGAGCTGAAGGAACGTGCGTCCCGCGTCCCCGGCGCGCTGGAGTGCGTGAGCCGCCTCAAGGCGGACGACGCCGTCGCGGTCATCGCCGAGGTGAAGCGCTCGAGCCCCAGCAAGGGCGCGCTCGCGGCGATCTCCGACCCGGCCGAGCTCGCGGGGGAGTACGAGAAGGGCGGCGCGGCCGCGATCTCGGTGCTCACGGAGCAGCGGCGGTTCAACGGGAGCCTCGCCGACCTGGACGCCGTGCGCGCCCGGGTCGACGTCCCCGTGCTCCGCAAGGACTTCGTGGTGACGCCGTACCAGGTGTGGGAGGCGCGGGCGCACGGCGCCGACATCGTCCTCCTCATCGTCGCCGCGCTCGAGCAGACGGTCCTCACGTCGCTCGTCGAGCGCGTCCACTCGCTCGGCATGACCGCGCTCGTCGAGGTGCACACGCTGGACGAGGTCTCGCGCGCGCTCGACGCCGGCGCGCGCGTCGTCGGCGTGAACTCGCGCGACCTGAAGACTCTCGACGTGGACCGCACGACGTTCGCGCGCCTCGCGCCCGCCATCCCGGACGAGGTCGTCCGCGTCGCCGAGTCCGGCGTGCGCGGCCCCCACGACGTCATGGACTACGCCCGTTCCGGTGCGCACGCGGTGCTCGTCGGCGAGGCGCTCGTGACGGACGACGCCCCGCGCTCGTCCGTCGCGGACCTCGTCGCGGCCGGGTCGCACCCGTCGCTGTGGTCCGTGCGGCCCTGA
- a CDS encoding DUF2752 domain-containing protein, with the protein MTSEAVRRRRLPRAAQAPLVVGALVAAATAYVGAVDPNRPGHYVTCPLLALTGLACPGCGGLRATHDLVHLDLAAAWSMNPLWVLVAPLLVVLWATWLVRAWRGRPAPRLPAWLAWVSLGVLVLFGVLRNVPALVPWLGPVAV; encoded by the coding sequence GTGACGTCCGAGGCCGTCCGACGTCGACGGCTCCCGCGCGCGGCGCAGGCACCGCTCGTCGTCGGCGCGCTCGTCGCGGCGGCGACGGCCTACGTCGGTGCCGTCGACCCGAACCGTCCGGGGCACTACGTCACCTGCCCCCTGCTCGCGCTGACCGGTCTCGCGTGCCCGGGGTGCGGCGGTCTGCGCGCCACGCACGACCTCGTGCACCTCGACCTCGCCGCCGCCTGGTCCATGAACCCCCTGTGGGTCCTCGTCGCGCCGCTGCTCGTCGTGCTGTGGGCCACGTGGCTCGTCCGGGCCTGGCGCGGGCGCCCGGCCCCCCGCCTCCCGGCCTGGCTCGCGTGGGTCTCGCTCGGCGTCCTCGTGCTCTTCGGCGTCCTGCGGAACGTGCCCGCCCTCGTCCCGTGGCTCGGCCCGGTGGCGGTCTGA
- a CDS encoding DUF4190 domain-containing protein, whose protein sequence is MTQPPGPGPYDPAGPQDGSQAPYGSSAPGGSPQHPGGDPAGASYAAQYPGEQYPGEQYPGQQYPGQQYPGQQYPGQQYPAGAYGAPPYYPKNSLAIWSLVLGIASFVLSCGFFTGIPAVIVGNAAKRAVAEGQADNDGMATAGIILGWVAIGLSVVGVLFLLLFFPAFLAWVGTIPDQY, encoded by the coding sequence GTGACGCAGCCGCCGGGACCCGGCCCGTACGACCCCGCAGGCCCCCAGGACGGGTCGCAGGCGCCGTACGGCTCGTCGGCGCCCGGCGGCTCCCCGCAGCATCCCGGGGGTGACCCGGCGGGCGCCTCGTACGCGGCGCAGTACCCCGGCGAGCAGTACCCCGGCGAGCAGTACCCCGGTCAGCAGTACCCCGGCCAGCAGTACCCCGGCCAGCAGTACCCCGGCCAGCAGTACCCGGCCGGCGCCTACGGGGCGCCGCCGTACTACCCCAAGAACAGCCTGGCCATCTGGTCGCTGGTGCTGGGGATCGCGTCGTTCGTGCTGAGCTGCGGGTTCTTCACGGGCATCCCCGCCGTGATCGTCGGCAACGCCGCGAAGCGCGCGGTCGCGGAGGGCCAGGCGGACAACGACGGCATGGCGACGGCGGGGATCATCCTCGGTTGGGTCGCGATCGGGCTGTCGGTCGTCGGTGTCCTCTTCCTCCTCCTCTTCTTCCCTGCCTTCTTGGCCTGGGTCGGCACGATCCCGGACCAGTACTGA
- a CDS encoding HGxxPAAW family protein, with amino-acid sequence MTKGTTLMAENQQTTEIAYLPPAAPPTNHGHTVAAWFTMIGIMVGSLVAAIGVVVAAVWLFWVGMGVVAVALIGGLVLRNAGYGQKQAAR; translated from the coding sequence TTGACGAAAGGCACGACCCTCATGGCCGAGAACCAGCAGACCACCGAGATCGCCTACCTGCCGCCCGCGGCACCGCCCACGAACCACGGCCACACCGTCGCCGCGTGGTTCACCATGATCGGCATCATGGTCGGGTCCCTCGTGGCCGCGATCGGGGTGGTCGTCGCCGCCGTCTGGCTGTTCTGGGTGGGCATGGGCGTCGTGGCCGTCGCGCTGATCGGCGGGCTCGTGCTGCGGAACGCGGGCTACGGCCAGAAGCAGGCCGCGCGGTGA